In Bombus huntii isolate Logan2020A chromosome 9, iyBomHunt1.1, whole genome shotgun sequence, a single window of DNA contains:
- the LOC126869829 gene encoding uncharacterized protein LOC126869829: MTKLKRFFDDENFWWKIFKKRNFNCCEQKLPHLHGYLDGTMVTLKILEEKIEPNDGFVTSTPVKSGSSSHSAKPSTQKRKYREQDGDEVEGRPRKYVDASVNTERIDDSYQDGNPVIYKKHQDNPGSSKAKKEDAEVYQEQHDSGEPQTSKDNHVADTTSKFSEKYEFIVE; this comes from the exons ATGACGAAGCTGAAAAGATTTTTCGATGACGAAAATTTCTGGTGGAAGATATtcaagaaacgaaatttcaacTGTTGCGAACAGAAATTACCACACTTGCATGGTTACTTAGATGGAACTATGGTTACTTTGAAGATATTGGAGGAAAAGATCGAA CCGAACGATGGTTTCGTTACTTCAACACCGGTAAAATCAGGTTCTTCGTCACATTCGGCTAAACCGTCTACTCAGAAAAGAAAGTATAGGGAGCAAGACGGAGATGAGGTTGAGGGACGTCCTAGAAAATATGTAGATGCGTCCGTGAATACCGAAAG AATTGACGATTCTTATCAAGATGGAAATCCTGTCATTTATAAAAAACATCAAGACAATCCAGGAAGTTCGAAAGCGAAGAAAGAGGATGCAGAGGTTTACCAAGAGCAACATGATTCAGGGGAACCACAAACGTCAAAAGATAATCACGTGGCTGATACTACAAGTAAATTTTCAGAGAAATACGAATTTATagttgaataa